The following coding sequences lie in one Oryza brachyantha chromosome 10, ObraRS2, whole genome shotgun sequence genomic window:
- the LOC102706130 gene encoding translation initiation factor eIF-2B subunit beta codes for MPDVQPLVSEFVLKLKRRKVEGSHAVARQTAELLRSVVSQHRMGSTNQAAALADAIRGVGEQLIAANPIELAVGNIVRRVLHIIKEEDISSTAVGIEGLSVTADSDDEYDSGNDDHPTLSAAVLAAHARNALRAPSLQTLLEDIPVNTGLSRSASSTGDSDGKSGDKSSKSRKLKHDVIAAIGDLIDEIDTCYDQISEQAVEHIHQNEVILTLGRSRTVKEFLYAAKEKKRSFRVFVAEGAPRYQGHVLAKELVEKGVQTTVITDSAVFAMISRVNMVIVGAHAIMANGGVIAPVGMNMVALAAQRHAVPFVVVAGSHKLCPLYPHNPEVLLNELKSPSDLLDFGEFSNCMNCSTQDGTLLNVVNPTFDYVPPKLVSLFITDTGGHSPSYMYRLIAEYYSADDLVVRRKSTSS; via the exons ATGCCGGACGTGCagccactcgtcagcgagttCGTCCTCAAGCTCAAGCGCCG AAAGGTGGAGGGGTCCCACGCCGTGGCGCGGCAGACGGCGGAGCTGCTGCGGTCGGTGGTGTCGCAGCACCGCATGGGCAGCACCaaccaggcggcggcgctcgcggaCGCCATCCGCGGCGTCGGGGAGCAGCTCATCGCCGCCAACCCCATCG AACTTGCTGTTGGAAATATTGTGAGACGTGTTTTGCATATAATAAAAGAGGAGGATATATCTTCTACAGCAGTTGGTATTGAAGGACTCTCAGTGACTGCTGACAGTGATGATGAATATGACAGCGGAAATGATGATCACCCTACCTTATCTGCTGCTGTCCTTGCTGCCCATGCTAGAAATGCCCTCCGGGCACCGTCTTTGCAGACACTTCTGGAAGATATTCCTGTGAACACTGGACTTTCTCGTTCTGCATCGTCGACTGGGGACTCTGATGGgaaat CTGGAGATAAGAGCTCAAAATCTAGGAAACTCAAGCATGATGTGATTGCAGCCATTGGTGATCTAATTGATGAGATTGATACGTGCTATGACCAGATTTCTGAGCAAGCTGTGGAACATATTCACCAGAA TGAAGTAATTCTAACTCTAGGTCGCTCTAGGACTGTGAAAGAATTTCTGTATGCTGCTAAGGAGAAAAAACGATCATTTCGTGTATTTGTTGCTGAAGGTGCTCCAAG ATATCAGGGACATGTTCTTGCAAAAGAGCTGGTTGAGAAGGGTGTACAAACTACTGTTATAACAGACTCTGCAGTCTTTGCTATGATCTCCCGTGTTAACATG GTTATAGTTGGAGCACATGCCATAATGGCAAATGGTGGTGTTATTGCGCCGGTAGGAATGAATATGGTTGCTCTCGCTGCTCAAAGGCATGCTGTGCcctttgttgttgttgctggcAGTCACAAG CTGTGTCCTTTGTATCCACACAACCCGGAGGTTTTACTGAATGAACTTAAATCACCATCTGATCTGCTTGACTTTGGCGAATTCTCAAATTGCATGAACTGCAGTACTCAGGATGGCACTCTTCTGAATGTTGTCAATCCAACATTTGACTATGTGCCACCAAAGCTTGTGAGCCTTTTCATCACTGATAC TGGAGGGCACAGTCCATCGTACATGTACCGCCTTATTGCTGAGTATTACTCGGCTGATGACTTGGTAGTGCGGCGGAAGTCGACATCTTCATAG